One part of the Dermacentor silvarum isolate Dsil-2018 chromosome 6, BIME_Dsil_1.4, whole genome shotgun sequence genome encodes these proteins:
- the LOC119455938 gene encoding uncharacterized protein LOC119455938: MAADTRDSSHEGNPPLLATSQVPIINKPPQAGRIANAREDEDGSPQEAYLWESAEVHSGASRVEKDKAPHSMSHSSQPTEKDCIGWEWKSLKELSALDCQQLRQLCTKLAQLIKQRSVDLAPLLEEHHNLQEEVDARNVVIQQLLKITCQQMELPRRPIQMSVIFPESKSDEDESDAALYN; the protein is encoded by the exons ATGGCCGCTGACACGAGAGATAGCAGTCATGAAGGCAACCCGCCTTTGCTTGCCACAAGTCAAGTGCCCATTATCAACAAGCCACCTCAAGCTGGCAGGATAGCAAACGCCAGAGAAGACGAAGATGGAAGCCCTCAGGAGGCATATCTCTGGGAGAGTGCTGAAGTTCACAGTGGAGCTAGCAGAGTTGAAAAGGACAAGGCTCCACACAGCATGTCACACTCTTCGCAGCCCACTGAAAAAGACTGCATTGGTTGGGAATGGAAATCCTTGAAAGAGT TGTCTGCACTGGACTGTCAGCAGCTTCGACAGCTTTGTACCAAGCTGGCTCAGCTTATCAAAC AACGTTCCGTTGATCTGGCCCCGTTGCTCGAGGAGCACCACAACCTGCAAGAGGAAGTTGACGCACGCAATGTTGTCATACAACAGCTTCTGAAAATCACATGCCAGCAAATGGAGCTGCCACGGCGGCCTATCCAGATGTCTGTTATATTCCCCGAAAGCAAGTCCGACGAAGATGAGTCTGACGCTGCCTTGTACAATTGA
- the LOC119455937 gene encoding 5'-AMP-activated protein kinase subunit beta-2 has translation MGNTGSGSKRDRAYSTDTDTPSSPGKDDRAFEFTTGGSSSRKSRFIYQASLDDSDDIPSFRKGGDSDMRPRASTMEGSGGGQPKATLPTVFKWEGGGKDVCISGTFTNWKPIPMVHSHGDFVVILDVPEGDHQYKFMVDGQWVHDQNEPTVDNDMGTKNNLINVKQSDFEVFEALAMDSVGSGSGTQSVSGSPPGDYAQELPQAKPYEKATGPPVLPPHLLQVILNKDTPLRCEPTLLPEPNHVMLNHLYALSIKDGVMVLSATHRYRKKYVTTLLYKPI, from the coding sequence ATGGGCAACACCGGTTCGGGCAGCAAGCGTGACCGCGCCTATTCAACGGACACGGACACGCCATCGTCTCCGGGCAAAGATGACCGCGCTTTCGAGTTCACAACGGGCGGCAGCTCGTCGCGCAAGAGCCGCTTCATCTACCAGGCCTCGCTCGACGACTCGGACGACATCCCGAGTTTCAGGAAGGGCGGCGACTCGGACATGCGGCCGCGCGCCTCGACGATGGAAGGCAGCGGAGGCGGCCAGCCAAAGGCCACGCTGCCCACCGTGTTCAAGTGGGAAGGAGGCGGCAAAGACGTCTGCATCAGCGGCACCTTCACCAACTGGAAACCCATCCCGATGGTCCACAGCCACGGCGACTTCGTGGTGATCCTGGACGTGCCCGAGGGCGACCACCAGTACAAGTTCATGGTGGACGGACAGTGGGTGCACGACCAGAACGAGCCGACCGTGGACAACGACATGGGCACCAAGAACAACCTGATCAACGTCAAGCAGTCCGACTTTGAGGTGTTCGAGGCACTCGCCATGGACAGTGTGGGCTCGGGCAGCGGCACGCAGAGCGTGTCCGGCTCGCCTCCGGGCGACTACGCTCAGGAGCTGCCGCAGGCCAAGCCCTACGAGAAGGCGACGGGACCGCCCGTGCTACCGCCCCATCTATTGCAGGTCATCCTCAACAAGGACACGCCGCTGCGCTGCGAGCCCACGCTTCTGCCCGAACCTAACCATGTCATGCTGAACCACCTGTATGCTTTGTCCATCAAGGACGGCGTCATGGTGCTCAGTGCCACGCACAGGTACCGGAAGAAGTACGTCACGACGCTACTGTACAAGCCGATTTGA